The following coding sequences are from one Saccharomyces eubayanus strain FM1318 chromosome VII, whole genome shotgun sequence window:
- the RAD54 gene encoding DNA-dependent ATPase RAD54 — translation MARRRLPDRPPNGIGAGERPRLVPRPINVQDSVTRLTKPFKVPYKNTHIQPAAGKIATGTDIIVGGRCLRKRSSTVSYSGLDVDADAEQMEYGQDISLAQLTKRRKDALSAQRLIKDPTRLSHIEYTLRRSFTVPIKGYIQRHSLPLTLGMKKKITPEPRPLHDPTDEFAIVLYDPSVDGEMIVHDATIDTKEEELKNVAKSTQEKENANKEESPEQKNTQKIGHHPSLMTNGVRNKSLRELLGDSGDSAENNKKFANVPVVIDPKLAKILRPHQVEGVRFLYRCVTGLVMKDFLEAEAFNTSSEDPLKSDEKALVQSQKTEGNNRGAYGCIMADEMGLGKTLQCIALMWTLLRQGPQGKRLIDKCIIVCPSSLVNNWANELIKWLGPNTLSPLAIDGKKSSMGGGNTTVSQAIHTWAQAQGRNIVKPVLIISYETLRRNVDQLKNSDVGLMLADEGHRLKNGDSLTFTALDSINCPRRVILSGTPIQNDLSEYFALLSFSNPGLLGSRAEFRKNFELPILRGRDADATDKEITKGEAQLQKLSTIVSKFIIRRTNDILSKYLPCKYENVIFVNLKPLQNSLYNKLIKSRDVKKMVKGVGGSQPLRAIGILKKLCNHPNLLNFEDEFEEDEDLELPDDYSMPNSKARDIQTKYSAKFSILERFLHKIKTESDDKIVLISNYTQTLDLIERMCRYKHYSAARLDGTLSINKRQKLVDRFNDPESQEFIFLLSSKAGGCGINLIGANRLILMDPDWNPAADQQALARVWRDGQKKDCFIYRFISTGTIEEKIYQRQSMKMSLSSCVVDAKEDVERLYSSDNLKQLFQKNDNTICETHETYHCNRCNAQGKQLKRAPAMLYGDATTWNHLNHDALEKTNDHLLKNEHHYDDITFAFQYISH, via the coding sequence ATGGCAAGACGTAGACTACCAGACAGACCACCGAATGGAATAGGAGCCGGCGAGCGGCCAAGACTGGTACCGCGACCTATCAATGTACAGGACTCTGTAACTCGGCTGACGAAGCCATTCAAGGTTCCCTACAAAAATACCCACATCCAGCCCGCTGCTGGTAAAATCGCCACCGGGACTGACATTATCGTGGGAGGAAGATGCCTGAGGAAAAGGTCATCTACTGTGTCGTACTCCGGACTGGACGTGGACGCAGATGCGGAGCAGATGGAGTATGGTCAGGACATCAGTTTGGCCCAACTGACTAAACGACGGAAGGATGCTCTCAGTGCTCAAAGACTGATTAAGGACCCGACAAGGCTAAGTCACATCGAATACACTTTGAGAAGGTCCTTCACTGTCCCCATTAAGGGCTATATCCAAAGGCACAGTTTGCCCCTAACCTTAGggatgaaaaagaaaatcacGCCAGAACCAAGACCATTACACGATCCGACGGACGAATTCGCCATAGTGCTGTACGATCCGTCCGTTGATGGTGAAATGATTGTTCACGACGCTACCATAGACACCAAGGAGGAAGAGCTGAAAAATGTGGCCAAGAGCACCCAGGAAAAGGAGAACgcaaacaaagaagagagcccagaacaaaaaaacacacAAAAAATAGGGCATCACCCTTCATTAATGACAAATGGGGTGAGAAATAAATCCTTACGTGAACTGCTGGGTGATTCTGGGGACTCTGCcgaaaacaacaagaagttTGCTAATGTCCCTGTTGTCATCGATCCAAAGCTGGCCAAGATTTTGAGACCGCATCAAGTGGAAGGTGTCAGGTTTTTGTATCGTTGTGTCACTGGGCTAGTCATGAAGGACTTTTTGGAGGCGGAAGCCTTTAACACTTCTAGTGAAGACCCGTTAAAAAGTGACGAGAAGGCGCTTGTGCAGTCTCAAAAGACTGAAGGGAACAATAGAGGTGCGTACGGCTGTATCATGGCAGATGAAATGGGGCTGGGTAAGACCCTGCAATGTATAGCACTGATGTGGACATTACTAAGACAGGGCCCACAGGGGAAACGACTCATTGATAAGTGTATTATCGTTTGTCCATCCTCCTTAGTCAACAATTGGGCCAATGAACTGATCAAGTGGCTGGGCCCCAACACCTTGTCTCCTCTCGCCATTGACGGAAAAAAGTCCTCGATGGGCGGAGGTAACACCACAGTGTCCCAAGCCATTCATACCTGGGCCCAGGCCCAGGGCAGAAACATTGTCAAACCCGTTCTGATCATATCGTATGAGACTCTGCGCCGTAATGTTGACCAATTAAAGAACTCCGACGTGGGGTTGATGCTGGCAGACGAAGGTCAtcgtttgaaaaatggcgATTCCTTGACTTTCACAGCGTTGGATAGCATCAATTGTCCCAGAAGAGTCATTTTGTCCGGTACGCCCATCCAAAACGATCTTTCCGAGTATTTTGCCCTGTTGAGCTTCTCCAATCCTGGCTTATTGGGCTCCAGAGCAGAGTTTAGAAAGAATTTCGAGCTTCCTATCTTGAGAGGGCGCGATGCTGACGCTACCGATAAGGAAATTACAAAGGGTGAGGCACAATTACAGAAACTGTCTACGATCGTTTCCAAATTCATCATCCGTCGTACTAATGACATTTTGTCCAAGTATCTACCTTGTAAGTATGAAAACGTGATTTTTGTTAACTTGAAGCCATTGCAAAACAGTTTATACAATAAATTAATCAAGTCTAGagatgtgaaaaaaatggttaaGGGCGTGGGTGGCAGCCAGCCATTAAGAGCAATTGGTATCTTAAAGAAACTATGTAATCATCCTAaccttttgaattttgaagacgaattcgaggaagatgaagactTGGAGTTACCTGATGATTACAGCATGCCCAATTCGAAAGCGAGGGATATCCAAACCAAGTATTCTGCCAAATTCTCTATTTTGGAAAGGTTTCTTCACAAGATTAAAACCGAATCCGATGATAAGATTGTCCTGATTTCTAACTATACTCAAACGTTGGATCTGATTGAAAGAATGTGTAGATACAAGCATTATAGTGCCGCACGGTTAGATGGTACACTGTCGATCAACAAGAGACAGAAGTTGGTGGATAGATTCAATGATCCTGAGAGTCAGgaattcattttccttttgagtTCCAAAGCAGGTGGTTGTGGTATTAACTTAATCGGTGCAAACAGATTAATTTTAATGGATCCGGATTGGAACCCAGCTGCTGATCAACAAGCCTTGGCACGTGTATGGAGAGACGGTCAGAAAAAGGACTGTTTTATTTACAGATTCATATCGACTGGTAcgatagaagaaaaaatttatcaaagacAATCAATGAAAATGAGCTTGAGTTCATGTGTGGTCGATgcaaaagaagatgttgaAAGATTGTATAGTTCTGATAACTTAAAACAACTATTCCAGAAAAATGACAACACAATATGTGAAACACACGAAACTTACCACTGTAACCGTTGTAATGCGCAGGGAAAACAATTAAAAAGAGCACCTGCTATGCTTTATGGTGATGCGACTACTTGGAATCATTTGAACCATGACGCTTTGGAAAAGACAAACGACCACCTGCTAAAAAATGAGCATCATTACGACGATATAACTTTCGCATTTCAATATATTTCACATTAG
- the SUT1 gene encoding Sut1p, with protein sequence MSTSITVRNRDRSLPPLLLPSVSLLEKDLCRGGAQNVGITDPELSSAIWTRKRAPPSDELAPNLANNSIFRAKRLKSATMDVNRYAMGIATITPPPTIPVSAIVSSSQNCISSFEYQNHALASIGNEDGNATTTTMSMTSRSTSNSTISSTASTGSNSKRQRSGPSCDKCRLKKIKCNAKIEILLQDDSMIPLISDKLRYILTPNDIQLHKGTLLQNITLPDDVIEGTSSRKLIKHIDKLVLLTPCLPCTKKKHAHSSSSSTFSKNVNCTFSKGFTRADINVSSKISSKFKDKTIYDITYDDYKTTNL encoded by the coding sequence ATGTCCACAAGCATCACGGTGAGGAACAGAGACCGGTCCCTGCCACCCCTATTATTGCCCAGTGTTTCCTTGTTGGAAAAGGATTTATGTCGTGGAGGTGCCCAGAATGTAGGCATAACTGATCCAGAACTCTCATCAGCCATTTGGACAAGAAAACGGGCTCCCCCGTCTGACGAACTCGCTCCCAACTTAGCAAACAATTCAATATTCCGAGCCAAGAGGCTAAAATCTGCTACTATGGACGTGAACAGGTATGCTATGGGTATCGCCACGATAACGCCTCCGCCAACAATACCCGTCAGCGCCATCGTCTCTTCCTCGCAAAATTGCATTTCCTCTTTCGAATACCAAAACCATGCTCTTGCCTCTATCGGCAATGAAGACGGCAATGCGACCACCACTACAATGTCCATGACCTCTCGCTCCACCAGTAACTCTACCATTTCCTCCACAGCATCCACTGGCTCGAATTcaaaaaggcaaagaagCGGTCCAAGTTGCGACAAGTGtcgtttgaaaaaaataaaatgcaatgctaaaattgaaatcttGCTCCAAGACGACTCCATGATACCATTGATCTCGGACAAGCTACGTTACATTTTGACTCCCAACGATATTCAACTGCATAAAGGCACTCTACTGCAAAACATAACCCTACCAGACGATGTAATCGAGGGGACCAGCTCACGGAAGCTGATCAAGCATATTGATAAGCTGGTTCTGCTCACGCCTTGTTTGCCATgtaccaagaaaaaacacgCCCattcttcctcttcttccaccttttcaaaaaatgttaATTGCACATTTTCGAAAGGCTTCACCAGAGCCGACATAAATGTTTCATCTAAAATCtcttcaaaattcaaagataaAACCATATACGACATAACTTATGATGACTACAAAACCACAAATCTGTAA
- the YIP5 gene encoding Yip5p produces the protein MPSNNSSFLDIDDDLEGVDDFAGETNPFDDATVPDRPSMNKSKAGEGNGFYGTADSKGESAPLQGQMDPPAYDQVIGENTNDNGGRDGLRPGLINYYSRYFQLNLTQFKKRLSAVMTFRNDHNAGDNDNDCDLYGAVWITATVVMINFTMSGGLSFIINEVIEGTRAGGDVDRASQFKKLLHSIWLFYGYTFGVPFITMQVLQRDEHSERNRSFKSVPELISVYGYSNLIWIPVCVILNILDMSKRLRTVQAIQWAIVALGWAQSSYFLKSQMSKNNGEDGETQAGGKLSLSVIVAIALHALFCLLFRFIIF, from the coding sequence atgccaTCCAATAATAGTAGCTTTTTGGATATTGATGACGATCTCGAAGGCGTGGATGATTTTGCCGGTGAAACCAACCCATTCGATGATGCCACTGTGCCAGACAGACCAAGCATGAATAAGTCGAAGGCTGGTGAAGGAAATGGATTTTATGGCACAGCAGACAGTAAGGGCGAGTCTGCACCACTTCAGGGCCAAATGGACCCACCAGCCTATGACCAAGTGATAGGGGAAAACACGAACGATAACGGTGGGCGTGACGGGTTGAGGCCGGGACTAATAAACTACTATTCGAGATACTTTCAACTTAACTTGACGcagttcaagaaaagattatCTGCGGTAATGACATTCAGAAATGATCACAATGCCGGGGATAACGACAACGACTGCGATTTGTACGGTGCTGTCTGGATCACTGCCACAGTAGTGATGATTAATTTCACCATGAGCGGTGGGCTGAGCTTCATCATAAACGAAGTAATTGAAGGCACCAGGGCCGGTGGAGATGTTGATAGAGCCAGTCAGTTCAAGAAGCTGCTCCATTCAATCTGGCTGTTTTACGGGTATACCTTCGGGGTGCCATTCATCACGATGCAGGTTTTGCAAAGGGATGAGCATTCGGAACGCAACAGAAGTTTCAAGAGTGTCCCCGAATTGATTTCAGTTTACGGGTACTCCAATTTGATTTGGATACCCGTTTGTGTTATTTTAAATATCTTGGATATGTCTAAACGTTTGAGGACGGTGCAGGCCATTCAATGGGCGATCGTAGCTCTTGGGTGGGCACAATCGTCGTATTTCTTGAAGTCACAGATGTCCAAGAATAATGGCGAAGACGGTGAGACTCAAGCGGGTGGCAAGTTATCTTTATCTGTTATTGTTGCCATTGCCCTGCACGCTTTATTCTGTTTATTATTTAGGtttataatattttga
- the AIM14 gene encoding putative metalloreductase, producing MDTKEPSLNTFVKRHSETHFANIKYGYYVLVISLVYLVGLVLLRAFGTRTAGRSGSQLRNKVIYRIYSIDPAIHLAILFLALLAPFYYHYSLTTQTAVYLKRLGRLSYALVPLNLFLTLRPNWILRKNCAYTDLIPFHKWFSRFITVIGLLHGIFFIVKWAMDDTVSLKQKLILKTFNLVGFVVSILILFLLICSIGPIRRYNYRLFYIVHNLVNLAFILLVPIHSRPGVKFPFLLLNCILLFFHIINRVIFAKPLILLSKNSNYTKTNLVHVKLPRAVIPDFFEPGSHIRISPYRIINPLYWLLPSHPYTIASLAEDSSIDLIIKETSTIEGASQIESLRSNPKSFYLEQETSYTLVGCYPPSVPEKCLSQGTNIAIVCGGSGISFGLPVFRYFLNKEDVKYLKIIWLIKSHSEYELVLNYLEANDINFENASSNNKKFLIFISGNYLVETRPNEAPNIEDENSDYEMGSFTNEDEDLSISNFNSQNAYSNGNTPETSHSPTAKNGNLIEVKSKHSFTLHKELREFQNGNSGKDKDQTWLFSCGPPSLLRLTQEYCHDENINYVCETYGL from the coding sequence ATGGATACAAAAGAGCCATCTCTCAATACATTCGTCAAGAGACACTCTGAGACACATTTTGCTAATATCAAATATGGATACTATGTCTTGGTAATATCGCTAGTTTACCTCGTGGGGTTGGTACTTCTAAGAGCGTTTGGGACAAGAACGGCTGGCAGGTCAGGATCACAACTCAGGAATAAAGTCATTTATCGGATCTATAGCATAGATCCTGCAATTCATTTGGCTATATTGTTTCTCGCACTCCTGGCTCCCTTTTACTATCATTACTCCTTGACCACACAAACTGCtgtttatttgaaaagactgGGAAGACTGAGTTATGCATTAGTTCCATTAAACCTATTCCTTACTCTAAGACCAAATTGGATattgagaaaaaattgcGCCTACACTGATTTAATACCGTTCCATAAGTGGTTCTCACGTTTTATTACCGTGATTGGTTTGCTTCATggcattttcttcatcgttaAATGGGCCATGGATGATACTGTTTCCTTAAAGCAgaaattgattttgaaaactttcaaTCTTGTCGGATTTGTAGTATCAATTTTGATACTGTTTTTGCTAATTTGCTCAATCGGGCCCATCAGAAGATACAATTATCGCCTGTTTTATATTGTGCATAATTTGGTTAACCTTGCATTCATCTTGCTCGTCCCCATACATTCAAGGCCCGGTGTGAAATTTCCCTTCCTCCTACTGAATTGTATTCTATTGTTTTTCCACATTATCAATAGAGTAATATTCGCAAAACCACTAATTCTCTTGAGTAAGAATTCAAATTACACGAAGACAAATTTAGTCCACGTAAAATTACCAAGAGCAGTCATTCCAGATTTCTTTGAGCCTGGGTCTCATATAAGAATCAGCCCCTACAGAATAATTAATCCGCTTTACTGGTTATTGCCATCCCACCCATATACGATTGCCTCTTTGGCAGAGGACAGTTCAATCGACCTCATCATAAAGGAGACTTCAACAATCGAGGGAGCTAGTCAAATAGAGTCTCTTCGCAGCAATCCGAAATCGTTTTATTTAGAACAAGAAACTTCCTATACTCTCGTTGGTTGTTATCCTCCCTCTGTACCTGAAAAATGCCTTTCTCAAGGCACAAACATAGCCATTGTGTGCGGTGGGTCTGGTATATCTTTTGGCCTACCAGTATTTAGGTATTTTTTAAACAAGGAGGATGTGAAGTACCTGAAAATCATATGGTTGATAAAGAGTCATTCCGAATATGAACTTGTTTTGAACTACTTGGAGGCAAATGACataaattttgaaaatgcaTCGTCCAACAATAAGaagtttttaatatttatTAGTGGAAATTATCTTGTGGAAACTCGACCAAACGAAGCCCCCAATATTGAGGATGAAAATTCAGACTATGAAATGGGGTCTTTCActaatgaagatgaagaccTTTCAATCTCCAATTTCAATTCACAAAATGCGTACAGCAACGGCAATACTCCAGAGACAAGTCATAGTCCTACGGCCAAGAATGGGAACTTGATTGAAGTAAAATCAAAGCATAGTTTTACTCTTCACAAGGAATTAAgagaatttcaaaatggaaACTCAGGAAAGGACAAGGATCAAACATGGTTGTTTTCATGCGGTCCTCCGTCGCTACTACGGTTGACTCAGGAATACTGTCATGACGAAAATATTAATTATGTCTGTGAGACTTATGGATTGTAA
- the RCK1 gene encoding putative serine/threonine protein kinase RCK1 translates to MSKGTTKNQSFIADGLCFRPQTPDATYSEADNNKIYRIASNLDNAHSTYSTDCRRSSLSVNIDTPSGESDNEEDNFLDSDIQEVGYFSDVFPNEFELNDESDSSTYYSVMESEFPEQSELCNYKLLNQIGDGAFSRVFKAVNVAGIEQIPVAIKVIKKKSIFGEYEKYGNGAEDGDRIKPCNRESILNEIAIHRMVSENNPYSVKFISFQESTTYFYLVSELVTGGEIFDKIIQMSSFSEDLARHVITQVAMSIKHMHYMGIVHRDIKPENLLFEPIPFYGVDGDEFKLGVGGGGIGLVKLTDFGLAKIISHNTAKTPCGTIEYTAPEIFNFEEYSMKVDMWGIGCVLYTMLCGYPPFYEKDPSKLVKKISEGDYQFSAPWWDGISLGAKNAVSHLLEVDPRKRYDIDEFLNDPWLNTYDCLRPSTLDDQPASEYAYATVEDILNGSFDKRTTENLHSALEQSYELQEQDDTESHKSASSQYIFMPDNNEPLRNSSFDELDGPFSLDLKRSSVYQRRKSKVSFW, encoded by the coding sequence atgtcAAAGGGTACCACGAAAAACCAAAGTTTTATAGCGGACGGTCTCTGTTTTCGCCCGCAGACACCTGATGCCACTTATTCTGAAGctgacaataataaaatatataggATAGCGAGTAATCTCGATAATGCGCACAGCACGTATTCCACTGATTGCCGTAGGTCTTCTCTCTCAGTGAACATCGATACCCCTTCTGGAGAGAGTGACAATGAGGAAGATAACTTCCTGGACAGCGACATTCAAGAAGTCGGATATTTTAGTGACGTCTTTCCAAACGAATTCGAGTTGAACGATGAGTCTGACTCGTCTACTTACTATTCCGTTATGGAATCTGAATTTCCTGAACAATCTGAATTATGCAATTACAAACTACTTAATCAAATAGGAGACGGCGCATTTTCCAGAGTATTCAAGGCAGTAAACGTTGCCGGCATTGAACAAATTCCGGTTGCCATCAAAGtaatcaaaaagaaaagcattTTTGGCGAATACGAAAAATATGGCAACGGTGCAGAAGACGGCGATAGGATTAAGCCATGCAACAGAGAAAGTATTTTGAACGAAATTGCCATTCATAGGATGGTTTCCGAGAACAACCCCTACTCTGTTAAGTTTATAAGTTTCCAAGAATCTACCACTTATTTTTATCTAGTGTCAGAGTTGGTCACTGGCGGTGAAATATTTGATAAGATCATTCAAATGTCATCATTTAGTGAGGATTTAGCTCGTCACGTTATCACACAAGTAGCAATGTCCATAAAACATATGCATTACATGGGTATAGTTCACCGCGATATTAAACCAGAAAACTTACTATTCGAGCCAATCCCATTTTACGGCGTTGACGGGGACGAATTTAAACTAGGTGTCGGCGGAGGCGGTATTGGTTTGGTCAAGTTAACAGATTTCGGATTAGCCAAGATAATTTCTCACAATACTGCTAAAACTCCTTGTGGGACAATAGAATACACTGCACCAGAAATATTCAACTTTGAGGAATACTCAATGAAAGTTGACATGTGGGGTATTGGTTGCGTGCTGTACACGATGTTGTGCGGCTACCCTCCATTTTACGAAAAAGACCCATCAAAGCtagtgaagaaaatatctgaaGGGGACTACCAATTCTCAGCGCCCTGGTGGGATGGCATAAGTTTAGGAGCGAAAAATGCAGTTTCACACTTACTAGAAGTTGACCCGCGCAAAAGATATGATATcgatgaatttttgaatgatcCTTGGTTGAATACGTACGATTGCTTGAGGCCGTCAACTTTAGACGACCAGCCGGCGTCTGAGTACGCTTATGCTACCGTTGAGGATATATTAAATGGCTCGTTCGATAAGAGGACAACAGAGAACTTACATTCCGCCCTTGAACAGAGTTACGAacttcaagaacaagatgaTACCGAATCCCATAAGAGTGCAAGCTCACAGTATATTTTCATGCCAGACAATAATGAACCTTTAAGAAACAGCTCATTTGATGAACTCGATGGGCCTTTTAGTTTAGACCTAAAAAGGTCTTCTGTGtaccaaagaaggaaaagtaAAGTGTCCTTTTGGTAG
- the ARI1 gene encoding carbonyl reductase (NADPH-dependent) ARI1: MSTKEITVFVSGATGFIALHVVDDLLKAGYKVIGSGRSQEKNDGLLKKFGNHPNLSMEIVKDIAAPGAFDEIFQKHGKQIKVVLHTASPFHFQTTDFEKDLLIPAVNGTKSILEAIKKYAADTVEKVVVTSSVAALATPEDMGNTSTVLTEKSWNRDTWESCQANAVAAYCGSKKFAEQAAWDFLKENQSNVKFTLSTVNPGYVFGPQMFADSLKNGVNTSSSIVAELVHSKVGSQFFNYSGSFIDVRDVSKAHLAAFEKPECAGERLVLSEDLFCSQDILDTLNEEFSQLKGKIAVGEPGSGPSFLEKSSCKLDNSKTKKLLGFKFYNFKDCIVDTASQMLEVQKET; this comes from the coding sequence ATGAGTACTAAAGAAATCACTGTTTTCGTTTCCGGTGCTACCGGTTTCATTGCCTTACACGTTGTTGATGACTTATTAAAAGCTGGTTACAAGGTCATCGGCTCAGGTAGATCccaagaaaagaacgaTGGCttgttaaagaaattcGGTAACCATCCAAACCTTTCAATGGAAATTGTCAAAGACATAGCTGCTCCAGGTGCTTTTGAcgaaattttccaaaagcaTGGTAAGCAAATCAAAGTCGTTTTACACACAGCTTCTCCATTCCATTTCCAAACCACTGATTTCGAAAAAGATCTTCTAATCCCAGCCGTTAATGGTACTAAGTCCATTTTAGAAGCAATTAAAAAATACGCCGCAGACACCGTTGAAAAGGTCGTCGTCACCTCTTCCGTTGCCGCCCTAGCTACTCCAGAAGACATGGGGAATACCAGCACAGTTCTTACCGAAAAGAGTTGGAACCGGGACACCTGGGAAAGTTGTCAAGCTAATGCTGTTGCCGCCTATTGCGGTTCCAAGAAGTTTGCTGAACAAGCTGCTTGGGACTTCCTCAAGGAAAACCAATCAAATGTTAAGTTCACACTATCTACTGTTAACCCAGGGTACGTCTTTGGCCCTCAAATGTTCGCCgattcattgaaaaatggtgTAAATACTTCTTCAAGTATTGTTGCCGAGTTAGTTCACTCCAAGGTGGGTAGCCAGTTCTTTAACTACAGTGGTTCATTTATTGACGTCCGTGACGTTTCAAAAGCTCACCTAGCTgcatttgaaaaacctGAATGTGCTGGTGAAAGATTAGTCTTGAGTGAAGATTTATTCTGCTCTCAGGATATACTcgacactttgaatgaGGAGTTTTCACAGCTAAAGGGCAAGATTGCCGTTGGCGAACCTGGCAGTGGTCCAAGCTTTTTGGAGAAGAGCTCTTGCAAGCTTGACAACTCTAAGACCAAAAAACTATTGGGATTCAAATTTTATAACTTCAAGGACTGTATTGTTGACACCGCATCTCAAATGTTAGAAGTTCAAAAGGAAACCTGA